A DNA window from Hevea brasiliensis isolate MT/VB/25A 57/8 chromosome 2, ASM3005281v1, whole genome shotgun sequence contains the following coding sequences:
- the LOC110672065 gene encoding phloretin 4'-O-glucosyltransferase-like yields MMQPHFLLVTFPAQGHINPALQFAKCLIRIGVHVTLATCLSATRRMAKTSFPDGLSLAIFSDGYDDGFKLGHDDHDNYASEIKRRGSQTLSDMIVAKENEGKPFSCVVYTLLLPWAAEVARAHHLPSTLLWIQPSTVLSVFYYYFNGYGDLFSNCSDPTYVVQLPGKLPPFTGRDLPSFLVPSNLYTFALASFKEQLETLSEESNPKILVNTFDALEPEALKAIEKFNMIGIGPLLPSAFLDGKDPSDTAFGADLFQSSKGYKEWLNSKPKSSVIYVSFGSICVLSKQQMEEIARGLLNSSRPFLWVLREEPLVDGTNEENQLSCREELEEKGMIVPWCSQVEVLSHPSLGCFVTHCGWNSTLEGLVSGVPMVAFPQWTDQGTNAKLIEDEWQTGVRVVPNEEGIVVGEEMVRCLELVMGDGKNAEEKRNNSKKWKNLAIEAVKEGGSSEKNLRAFVDEIIGGCCS; encoded by the coding sequence ATGATGCAACCCCACTTTCTTCTAGTAACCTTTCCGGCGCAAGGCCACATAAACCCAGCTCTCCAATTCGCTAAGTGTTTAATACGTATCGGTGTTCATGTTACTCTTGCTACTTGTCTATCTGCGACACGCCGCATGGCTAAAACCTCATTCCCTGACGGCTTGTCGTTAGCCATCTTTTCTGATGGTTACGACGATGGATTCAAGTTGGGTCACGATGACCATGACAACTACGCGTCAGAGATCAAGCGTCGCGGCTCACAAACTCTCAGTGATATGATCGTGGCTAAGGAGAATGAAGGCAAGCCATTTAGCTGCGTAGTCTACACATTACTGCTTCCATGGGCAGCTGAGGTGGCGCGTGCACATCACCTTCCGTCTACACTTCTTTGGATTCAGCCTTCAACGGTTCTTAGCGTCTTTTACTATTACTTCAATGGTTATGGAGATTTGTTTAGCAACTGCAGTGACCCCACTTACGTAGTCCAGTTACCAGGAAAGCTTCCACCGTTCACTGGCCGTGACCTTCCCTCCTTTTTAGTTCCCTCAAACCTTTATACTTTTGCACTCGCTTCGTTTAAAGAACAACTAGAGACGCTTAGCGAAGAAAGCAACCCAAAAATACTCGTTAACACATTTGATGCATTAGAACCTGAAGCCTTGAAAGCCATTGAGAAGTTCAATATGATAGGAATTGGGCCACTACTTCCTTCCGCATTTCTTGATGGCAAAGATCCGTCGGATACTGCCTTTGGAGCTGATCTTTTCCAAAGTTCAAAGGGTTACAAAGAATGGCTGAACTCAAAACCAAAATCATCAGTAATCTATGTATCGTTTGGGAGCATTTGTGTCTTATCTAAGCAACAAATGGAAGAAATTGCTCGTGGATTACTGAATAGCTCTCGTCCATTCCTGTGGGTGCTAAGGGAAGAACCACTTGTGGATGGGACTAATGAAGAAAATCAACTGAGTTGCAGAGAAGAATTGGAAGAGAAAGGGATGATAGTGCCATGGTGTTCTCAAGTGGAGGTTTTGTCTCATCCATCATTAGGATGTTTCGTGACTCATTGTGGGTGGAACTCAACTTTAGAGGGCTTAGTTTCCGGCGTTCCGATGGTGGCGTTTCCACAGTGGACTGATCAAGGAACAAACGCAAAGTTGATAGAAGATGAATGGCAAACAGGGGTGAGAGTGGTACCCAACGAAGAAGGGATAGTCGTAGGTGAGGAGATGGTGAGGTGCTTGGAGTTGGTCATGGGAGATGGAAAGAATGCAGAAGAGAAAAGAAACAATTCCAAGAAATGGAAGAATTTAGCAATAGAAGCAGTGAAAGAAGGTGGCTCTTCAGAAAAGAATCTTAGGGCTTTCGTGGATGAGATTATTGGAGGATGTTGTTCATAA